A stretch of the Lytechinus variegatus isolate NC3 chromosome 5, Lvar_3.0, whole genome shotgun sequence genome encodes the following:
- the LOC121415092 gene encoding dynein intermediate chain 2, ciliary isoform X6, whose product MPVKSTKTKGGSTQGGSQAGGASTLKVNKARAPAKGKKDDDDATEAGEHGGEEWMQTKSLIKPDDQLELNEQELKEEFTRILTANNPHAPQNIVRYSFKDCSFKQTSHVDQLAIHFSLDGNMIHKDSDEARRQQQRHNASEAISEQAISEAGEEKKEEDGDQKTEEPKEGEKRDEEATPAPGEAKSDQKLTNQFNFSERASQTYNNPYRERGTQTEPPPRANFSSTANQWEIYDAYMDDLEKQAEEKAKEKKAAPTKKDEDKNKKKLTALETQSDDMSRIAGACKIIERMVNQNTFDDVSQDFKYYEDLSDEFRDQEGTLLPLWKFSYDKSKRLAVTSVCWNPKYKDMFVVAHGSYDFMKQSRGMILCYTLKNPSFPEYIYPADSGVMCLDVHPEHPYLICVGYYDGSVGVYNVTTTDANPVFQSTAKTGKHTDPVWQVAWQKDDLDNNLNFFSVSSDGRVVAWTLVKNELTYTDVIQLQLDAAPQDGPEGTQLTPLGCGTCFDFHKQTDYLFLVGTEEGKIHKCSKAYSSQFLDTFEAHHMAVYKVMWNPFHPKIFISCSADWSVKIWDHTYRNGPMFTFDLGSAVGDVAWAPYSSTVFAAVTADGKVHVFDLNLNKYEPICEQAVVQKKKTKLTHITFNPNFPIVLVGDDRGYVSSLKLSPNLRKVPKDKKGAALNHGPEAEIAKMDKLLALVREPPKDNKS is encoded by the exons ATGCCAGTGAAGTCGACCAAAACAAAAGGG GGTTCCACCCAAGGTGGAAGCCAAGCTGGTGGAGCCAGTACCCTAAAGGTTAATAAAGCCAGAGCACCAGCAAAGGGCAAGAAG gatgatgatgacgccACAGAGGCGGGAGAACATGGCGGTGAGGAGTGGATGCAG ACAAAGTCTCTGATAAAGCCAGATGATCAGCTGGAGTTGAATGAACAA GAGCTGAAGGAAGAGTTCACCAGGATCCTAACTGCCAACAATCCTCATGCTCCACAAAATATCGTCAGATACAGCTTCAAG GATTGTTCCTTCAAGCAAACGTCCCACGTGGACCAACTGGCCATCCATTTCTCGCTTGATGGTAACATGATCCACAAGGATTCCGATGAAGCCAGGAGACAACAGCAAAGACATAATGCTTCTGAAG CTATCAGTGAACAGGCGATTAGCGAAGCTGgcgaggagaagaaggaggaggacgGTGATCAGAAGACAGAAGAG CCCAAGGAAGGTGAGAAGAGGGACGAAGAGGCCACACCCGCTCCCGGCGAGGCCAAGTCGGATCAGAAACTGACCAATCAGTTTAACTTCAGTGAGAGGGCCTCACAAACATACAACAACCCATACAGG GAAAGAGGAACACAGACTGAGCCGCCACCCCGGGCTAACTTCTCATCCACCGCGAACCAGTGGGAGATATATGATGCATATATGGATGATCTTGAGAAACAG GCTGAG GAGAAGGCCAAGGAGAAGAAGGCCGCACCAACCAAGAAGGATGAGgataagaataagaagaagCTGACGGCCCTTGAGACCCAATCAGACGATATGAGTCGCATTGCTGGGGCTTGTAAGATCATTGAGAGGATGGTGAATCAGAACACTTTTGATGATGTTTCACAAG aTTTCAAGTACTACGAGGACCTCTCCGATGAGTTCCGAGACCAAGAAGGAACTCTTTTGCCCCTCTGGAAGTTCTCCTACGACAAGTCCAAGCGCTTGGCCGTCACTTCAGTTTGCTGGAATCCTAAGTATAAGGATATGTTTGTCGTAGCCCATGGAtcat ACGACTTCATGAAGCAGTCTCGTGGCATGATCCTGTGTTACACCCTCAAGAACCCGTCATTCCCAGAGTACATCTACCCTGCTGACAGTGGCGTCATGTGCCTTGATGTCCATCCTGAGCACCCGTACCTGATCTGCGTTGGCTACTATGATGGCTCGGTTGGAGTCTACAATGTGACGACTACAGATGCCAACCCCGTCTTTCAAAGTACAGCCAAGACGGGAAAGCACACGGATCCAGTTTGGCAG GTGGCCTGGCAGAAGGACGACTTGGACAACAATCTCAACTTCTTCTCTGTATCATCTGATGGACGAGTGGTCGCTTGGACATTAGTCAAG AATGAATTGACGTACACTGATGTGATTCAGCTACAGCTTGATGCCGCTCCTCAAGATGGACCCGAAGGCACACAGCTTACCCCTCTTG GTTGTGGGACATGCTTTGACTTCCACAAGCAGACAGACTACCTGTTCCTCGTTGGCACGGAGGAAGGCAAAATCCACAAGTGCTCGAAGGCCTATTCCAGTCAGTTCCTGGACACCTTCGAGGCCCACCACATGGCCGTCTACAAGGTGATGTGGAATCCCTTCCATCCAAAGATCTTCATCTCCTGCAGTGCGGACTGGAGCGTCAAGATCTGGGACCACACTTACAG AAATGGTCCGATgttcacctttgaccttggaaGTGCAGTGGGCGACGTAGCCTGGGCGCCATATTCCTCCACAGTCTTTGCAGCAGTTACGGCAGATGGCAAG GTCCATGTCTTTGACCTCAATCTCAATAAATACGAGCCGATCTGCGAGCAGGCAGTGGTGCAGAAGAAGAAGACCAAGCTGACTCACATCACCTTCAACCCCAACTTCCCCATCGTGCTGGTGGGCGATGACCGGGGCTACGTCTCCAGTCTCAAGCTCTCGCCCAACCTCAGGAAGGTTCCCAAGGACAAGAAGGGTGCCGCCCTCAACCACGGCCCCGAGGCTGAGATCGCCAAGATGGACAAGCTTCTGGCTCTGGTCAGAGAGCCACCCAAGGATAACAAAAGCTAA
- the LOC121415092 gene encoding dynein intermediate chain 2, ciliary isoform X7 yields MPVKSTKTKGGSTQGGSQAGGASTLKVNKARAPAKGKKDDDDATEAGEHGGEEWMQTKSLIKPDDQLELNEQELKEEFTRILTANNPHAPQNIVRYSFKDCSFKQTSHVDQLAIHFSLDGNMIHKDSDEARRQQQRHNASEAISEQAISEAGEEKKEEDGDQKTEEPKEGEKRDEEATPAPGEAKSDQKLTNQFNFSERASQTYNNPYRERGTQTEPPPRANFSSTANQWEIYDAYMDDLEKQEKAKEKKAAPTKKDEDKNKKKLTALETQSDDMSRIAGACKIIERMVNQNTFDDVSQDFKYYEDLSDEFRDQEGTLLPLWKFSYDKSKRLAVTSVCWNPKYKDMFVVAHGSYDFMKQSRGMILCYTLKNPSFPEYIYPADSGVMCLDVHPEHPYLICVGYYDGSVGVYNVTTTDANPVFQSTAKTGKHTDPVWQVAWQKDDLDNNLNFFSVSSDGRVVAWTLVKNELTYTDVIQLQLDAAPQDGPEGTQLTPLGCGTCFDFHKQTDYLFLVGTEEGKIHKCSKAYSSQFLDTFEAHHMAVYKVMWNPFHPKIFISCSADWSVKIWDHTYRNGPMFTFDLGSAVGDVAWAPYSSTVFAAVTADGKVHVFDLNLNKYEPICEQAVVQKKKTKLTHITFNPNFPIVLVGDDRGYVSSLKLSPNLRKVPKDKKGAALNHGPEAEIAKMDKLLALVREPPKDNKS; encoded by the exons ATGCCAGTGAAGTCGACCAAAACAAAAGGG GGTTCCACCCAAGGTGGAAGCCAAGCTGGTGGAGCCAGTACCCTAAAGGTTAATAAAGCCAGAGCACCAGCAAAGGGCAAGAAG gatgatgatgacgccACAGAGGCGGGAGAACATGGCGGTGAGGAGTGGATGCAG ACAAAGTCTCTGATAAAGCCAGATGATCAGCTGGAGTTGAATGAACAA GAGCTGAAGGAAGAGTTCACCAGGATCCTAACTGCCAACAATCCTCATGCTCCACAAAATATCGTCAGATACAGCTTCAAG GATTGTTCCTTCAAGCAAACGTCCCACGTGGACCAACTGGCCATCCATTTCTCGCTTGATGGTAACATGATCCACAAGGATTCCGATGAAGCCAGGAGACAACAGCAAAGACATAATGCTTCTGAAG CTATCAGTGAACAGGCGATTAGCGAAGCTGgcgaggagaagaaggaggaggacgGTGATCAGAAGACAGAAGAG CCCAAGGAAGGTGAGAAGAGGGACGAAGAGGCCACACCCGCTCCCGGCGAGGCCAAGTCGGATCAGAAACTGACCAATCAGTTTAACTTCAGTGAGAGGGCCTCACAAACATACAACAACCCATACAGG GAAAGAGGAACACAGACTGAGCCGCCACCCCGGGCTAACTTCTCATCCACCGCGAACCAGTGGGAGATATATGATGCATATATGGATGATCTTGAGAAACAG GAGAAGGCCAAGGAGAAGAAGGCCGCACCAACCAAGAAGGATGAGgataagaataagaagaagCTGACGGCCCTTGAGACCCAATCAGACGATATGAGTCGCATTGCTGGGGCTTGTAAGATCATTGAGAGGATGGTGAATCAGAACACTTTTGATGATGTTTCACAAG aTTTCAAGTACTACGAGGACCTCTCCGATGAGTTCCGAGACCAAGAAGGAACTCTTTTGCCCCTCTGGAAGTTCTCCTACGACAAGTCCAAGCGCTTGGCCGTCACTTCAGTTTGCTGGAATCCTAAGTATAAGGATATGTTTGTCGTAGCCCATGGAtcat ACGACTTCATGAAGCAGTCTCGTGGCATGATCCTGTGTTACACCCTCAAGAACCCGTCATTCCCAGAGTACATCTACCCTGCTGACAGTGGCGTCATGTGCCTTGATGTCCATCCTGAGCACCCGTACCTGATCTGCGTTGGCTACTATGATGGCTCGGTTGGAGTCTACAATGTGACGACTACAGATGCCAACCCCGTCTTTCAAAGTACAGCCAAGACGGGAAAGCACACGGATCCAGTTTGGCAG GTGGCCTGGCAGAAGGACGACTTGGACAACAATCTCAACTTCTTCTCTGTATCATCTGATGGACGAGTGGTCGCTTGGACATTAGTCAAG AATGAATTGACGTACACTGATGTGATTCAGCTACAGCTTGATGCCGCTCCTCAAGATGGACCCGAAGGCACACAGCTTACCCCTCTTG GTTGTGGGACATGCTTTGACTTCCACAAGCAGACAGACTACCTGTTCCTCGTTGGCACGGAGGAAGGCAAAATCCACAAGTGCTCGAAGGCCTATTCCAGTCAGTTCCTGGACACCTTCGAGGCCCACCACATGGCCGTCTACAAGGTGATGTGGAATCCCTTCCATCCAAAGATCTTCATCTCCTGCAGTGCGGACTGGAGCGTCAAGATCTGGGACCACACTTACAG AAATGGTCCGATgttcacctttgaccttggaaGTGCAGTGGGCGACGTAGCCTGGGCGCCATATTCCTCCACAGTCTTTGCAGCAGTTACGGCAGATGGCAAG GTCCATGTCTTTGACCTCAATCTCAATAAATACGAGCCGATCTGCGAGCAGGCAGTGGTGCAGAAGAAGAAGACCAAGCTGACTCACATCACCTTCAACCCCAACTTCCCCATCGTGCTGGTGGGCGATGACCGGGGCTACGTCTCCAGTCTCAAGCTCTCGCCCAACCTCAGGAAGGTTCCCAAGGACAAGAAGGGTGCCGCCCTCAACCACGGCCCCGAGGCTGAGATCGCCAAGATGGACAAGCTTCTGGCTCTGGTCAGAGAGCCACCCAAGGATAACAAAAGCTAA
- the LOC121415092 gene encoding dynein intermediate chain 2, ciliary isoform X1, with translation MPVKSTKTKGGSTQGGSQAGGASTLKVNKARAPAKGKKDDDDATEAGEHGGEEWMQTKSLIKPDDQLELNEQELKEEFTRILTANNPHAPQNIVRYSFKDCSFKQTSHVDQLAIHFSLDGNMIHKDSDEARRQQQRHNASEVGLFFKRWSGAISEQAISEAGEEKKEEDGDQKTEEGDKQEEGSEPKEGEKRDEEATPAPGEAKSDQKLTNQFNFSERASQTYNNPYRERGTQTEPPPRANFSSTANQWEIYDAYMDDLEKQAEEKAKEKKAAPTKKDEDKNKKKLTALETQSDDMSRIAGACKIIERMVNQNTFDDVSQDFKYYEDLSDEFRDQEGTLLPLWKFSYDKSKRLAVTSVCWNPKYKDMFVVAHGSYDFMKQSRGMILCYTLKNPSFPEYIYPADSGVMCLDVHPEHPYLICVGYYDGSVGVYNVTTTDANPVFQSTAKTGKHTDPVWQVAWQKDDLDNNLNFFSVSSDGRVVAWTLVKNELTYTDVIQLQLDAAPQDGPEGTQLTPLGCGTCFDFHKQTDYLFLVGTEEGKIHKCSKAYSSQFLDTFEAHHMAVYKVMWNPFHPKIFISCSADWSVKIWDHTYRNGPMFTFDLGSAVGDVAWAPYSSTVFAAVTADGKVHVFDLNLNKYEPICEQAVVQKKKTKLTHITFNPNFPIVLVGDDRGYVSSLKLSPNLRKVPKDKKGAALNHGPEAEIAKMDKLLALVREPPKDNKS, from the exons ATGCCAGTGAAGTCGACCAAAACAAAAGGG GGTTCCACCCAAGGTGGAAGCCAAGCTGGTGGAGCCAGTACCCTAAAGGTTAATAAAGCCAGAGCACCAGCAAAGGGCAAGAAG gatgatgatgacgccACAGAGGCGGGAGAACATGGCGGTGAGGAGTGGATGCAG ACAAAGTCTCTGATAAAGCCAGATGATCAGCTGGAGTTGAATGAACAA GAGCTGAAGGAAGAGTTCACCAGGATCCTAACTGCCAACAATCCTCATGCTCCACAAAATATCGTCAGATACAGCTTCAAG GATTGTTCCTTCAAGCAAACGTCCCACGTGGACCAACTGGCCATCCATTTCTCGCTTGATGGTAACATGATCCACAAGGATTCCGATGAAGCCAGGAGACAACAGCAAAGACATAATGCTTCTGAAG TTGGTCTTTTCTTCAAACGTTGGAGTGGCG CTATCAGTGAACAGGCGATTAGCGAAGCTGgcgaggagaagaaggaggaggacgGTGATCAGAAGACAGAAGAG GGTGATAAACAAGAGGAAGGTTCGGAG CCCAAGGAAGGTGAGAAGAGGGACGAAGAGGCCACACCCGCTCCCGGCGAGGCCAAGTCGGATCAGAAACTGACCAATCAGTTTAACTTCAGTGAGAGGGCCTCACAAACATACAACAACCCATACAGG GAAAGAGGAACACAGACTGAGCCGCCACCCCGGGCTAACTTCTCATCCACCGCGAACCAGTGGGAGATATATGATGCATATATGGATGATCTTGAGAAACAG GCTGAG GAGAAGGCCAAGGAGAAGAAGGCCGCACCAACCAAGAAGGATGAGgataagaataagaagaagCTGACGGCCCTTGAGACCCAATCAGACGATATGAGTCGCATTGCTGGGGCTTGTAAGATCATTGAGAGGATGGTGAATCAGAACACTTTTGATGATGTTTCACAAG aTTTCAAGTACTACGAGGACCTCTCCGATGAGTTCCGAGACCAAGAAGGAACTCTTTTGCCCCTCTGGAAGTTCTCCTACGACAAGTCCAAGCGCTTGGCCGTCACTTCAGTTTGCTGGAATCCTAAGTATAAGGATATGTTTGTCGTAGCCCATGGAtcat ACGACTTCATGAAGCAGTCTCGTGGCATGATCCTGTGTTACACCCTCAAGAACCCGTCATTCCCAGAGTACATCTACCCTGCTGACAGTGGCGTCATGTGCCTTGATGTCCATCCTGAGCACCCGTACCTGATCTGCGTTGGCTACTATGATGGCTCGGTTGGAGTCTACAATGTGACGACTACAGATGCCAACCCCGTCTTTCAAAGTACAGCCAAGACGGGAAAGCACACGGATCCAGTTTGGCAG GTGGCCTGGCAGAAGGACGACTTGGACAACAATCTCAACTTCTTCTCTGTATCATCTGATGGACGAGTGGTCGCTTGGACATTAGTCAAG AATGAATTGACGTACACTGATGTGATTCAGCTACAGCTTGATGCCGCTCCTCAAGATGGACCCGAAGGCACACAGCTTACCCCTCTTG GTTGTGGGACATGCTTTGACTTCCACAAGCAGACAGACTACCTGTTCCTCGTTGGCACGGAGGAAGGCAAAATCCACAAGTGCTCGAAGGCCTATTCCAGTCAGTTCCTGGACACCTTCGAGGCCCACCACATGGCCGTCTACAAGGTGATGTGGAATCCCTTCCATCCAAAGATCTTCATCTCCTGCAGTGCGGACTGGAGCGTCAAGATCTGGGACCACACTTACAG AAATGGTCCGATgttcacctttgaccttggaaGTGCAGTGGGCGACGTAGCCTGGGCGCCATATTCCTCCACAGTCTTTGCAGCAGTTACGGCAGATGGCAAG GTCCATGTCTTTGACCTCAATCTCAATAAATACGAGCCGATCTGCGAGCAGGCAGTGGTGCAGAAGAAGAAGACCAAGCTGACTCACATCACCTTCAACCCCAACTTCCCCATCGTGCTGGTGGGCGATGACCGGGGCTACGTCTCCAGTCTCAAGCTCTCGCCCAACCTCAGGAAGGTTCCCAAGGACAAGAAGGGTGCCGCCCTCAACCACGGCCCCGAGGCTGAGATCGCCAAGATGGACAAGCTTCTGGCTCTGGTCAGAGAGCCACCCAAGGATAACAAAAGCTAA
- the LOC121415092 gene encoding dynein intermediate chain 2, ciliary isoform X2, whose product MPVKSTKTKGGSTQGGSQAGGASTLKVNKARAPAKGKKDDDDATEAGEHGGEEWMQTKSLIKPDDQLELNEQELKEEFTRILTANNPHAPQNIVRYSFKDCSFKQTSHVDQLAIHFSLDGNMIHKDSDEARRQQQRHNASEVGLFFKRWSGAISEQAISEAGEEKKEEDGDQKTEEGDKQEEGSEPKEGEKRDEEATPAPGEAKSDQKLTNQFNFSERASQTYNNPYRERGTQTEPPPRANFSSTANQWEIYDAYMDDLEKQEKAKEKKAAPTKKDEDKNKKKLTALETQSDDMSRIAGACKIIERMVNQNTFDDVSQDFKYYEDLSDEFRDQEGTLLPLWKFSYDKSKRLAVTSVCWNPKYKDMFVVAHGSYDFMKQSRGMILCYTLKNPSFPEYIYPADSGVMCLDVHPEHPYLICVGYYDGSVGVYNVTTTDANPVFQSTAKTGKHTDPVWQVAWQKDDLDNNLNFFSVSSDGRVVAWTLVKNELTYTDVIQLQLDAAPQDGPEGTQLTPLGCGTCFDFHKQTDYLFLVGTEEGKIHKCSKAYSSQFLDTFEAHHMAVYKVMWNPFHPKIFISCSADWSVKIWDHTYRNGPMFTFDLGSAVGDVAWAPYSSTVFAAVTADGKVHVFDLNLNKYEPICEQAVVQKKKTKLTHITFNPNFPIVLVGDDRGYVSSLKLSPNLRKVPKDKKGAALNHGPEAEIAKMDKLLALVREPPKDNKS is encoded by the exons ATGCCAGTGAAGTCGACCAAAACAAAAGGG GGTTCCACCCAAGGTGGAAGCCAAGCTGGTGGAGCCAGTACCCTAAAGGTTAATAAAGCCAGAGCACCAGCAAAGGGCAAGAAG gatgatgatgacgccACAGAGGCGGGAGAACATGGCGGTGAGGAGTGGATGCAG ACAAAGTCTCTGATAAAGCCAGATGATCAGCTGGAGTTGAATGAACAA GAGCTGAAGGAAGAGTTCACCAGGATCCTAACTGCCAACAATCCTCATGCTCCACAAAATATCGTCAGATACAGCTTCAAG GATTGTTCCTTCAAGCAAACGTCCCACGTGGACCAACTGGCCATCCATTTCTCGCTTGATGGTAACATGATCCACAAGGATTCCGATGAAGCCAGGAGACAACAGCAAAGACATAATGCTTCTGAAG TTGGTCTTTTCTTCAAACGTTGGAGTGGCG CTATCAGTGAACAGGCGATTAGCGAAGCTGgcgaggagaagaaggaggaggacgGTGATCAGAAGACAGAAGAG GGTGATAAACAAGAGGAAGGTTCGGAG CCCAAGGAAGGTGAGAAGAGGGACGAAGAGGCCACACCCGCTCCCGGCGAGGCCAAGTCGGATCAGAAACTGACCAATCAGTTTAACTTCAGTGAGAGGGCCTCACAAACATACAACAACCCATACAGG GAAAGAGGAACACAGACTGAGCCGCCACCCCGGGCTAACTTCTCATCCACCGCGAACCAGTGGGAGATATATGATGCATATATGGATGATCTTGAGAAACAG GAGAAGGCCAAGGAGAAGAAGGCCGCACCAACCAAGAAGGATGAGgataagaataagaagaagCTGACGGCCCTTGAGACCCAATCAGACGATATGAGTCGCATTGCTGGGGCTTGTAAGATCATTGAGAGGATGGTGAATCAGAACACTTTTGATGATGTTTCACAAG aTTTCAAGTACTACGAGGACCTCTCCGATGAGTTCCGAGACCAAGAAGGAACTCTTTTGCCCCTCTGGAAGTTCTCCTACGACAAGTCCAAGCGCTTGGCCGTCACTTCAGTTTGCTGGAATCCTAAGTATAAGGATATGTTTGTCGTAGCCCATGGAtcat ACGACTTCATGAAGCAGTCTCGTGGCATGATCCTGTGTTACACCCTCAAGAACCCGTCATTCCCAGAGTACATCTACCCTGCTGACAGTGGCGTCATGTGCCTTGATGTCCATCCTGAGCACCCGTACCTGATCTGCGTTGGCTACTATGATGGCTCGGTTGGAGTCTACAATGTGACGACTACAGATGCCAACCCCGTCTTTCAAAGTACAGCCAAGACGGGAAAGCACACGGATCCAGTTTGGCAG GTGGCCTGGCAGAAGGACGACTTGGACAACAATCTCAACTTCTTCTCTGTATCATCTGATGGACGAGTGGTCGCTTGGACATTAGTCAAG AATGAATTGACGTACACTGATGTGATTCAGCTACAGCTTGATGCCGCTCCTCAAGATGGACCCGAAGGCACACAGCTTACCCCTCTTG GTTGTGGGACATGCTTTGACTTCCACAAGCAGACAGACTACCTGTTCCTCGTTGGCACGGAGGAAGGCAAAATCCACAAGTGCTCGAAGGCCTATTCCAGTCAGTTCCTGGACACCTTCGAGGCCCACCACATGGCCGTCTACAAGGTGATGTGGAATCCCTTCCATCCAAAGATCTTCATCTCCTGCAGTGCGGACTGGAGCGTCAAGATCTGGGACCACACTTACAG AAATGGTCCGATgttcacctttgaccttggaaGTGCAGTGGGCGACGTAGCCTGGGCGCCATATTCCTCCACAGTCTTTGCAGCAGTTACGGCAGATGGCAAG GTCCATGTCTTTGACCTCAATCTCAATAAATACGAGCCGATCTGCGAGCAGGCAGTGGTGCAGAAGAAGAAGACCAAGCTGACTCACATCACCTTCAACCCCAACTTCCCCATCGTGCTGGTGGGCGATGACCGGGGCTACGTCTCCAGTCTCAAGCTCTCGCCCAACCTCAGGAAGGTTCCCAAGGACAAGAAGGGTGCCGCCCTCAACCACGGCCCCGAGGCTGAGATCGCCAAGATGGACAAGCTTCTGGCTCTGGTCAGAGAGCCACCCAAGGATAACAAAAGCTAA
- the LOC121415092 gene encoding dynein intermediate chain 2, ciliary isoform X3, whose amino-acid sequence MPVKSTKTKGGSTQGGSQAGGASTLKVNKARAPAKGKKDDDDATEAGEHGGEEWMQTKSLIKPDDQLELNEQELKEEFTRILTANNPHAPQNIVRYSFKDCSFKQTSHVDQLAIHFSLDGNMIHKDSDEARRQQQRHNASEVGLFFKRWSGAISEQAISEAGEEKKEEDGDQKTEEPKEGEKRDEEATPAPGEAKSDQKLTNQFNFSERASQTYNNPYRERGTQTEPPPRANFSSTANQWEIYDAYMDDLEKQAEEKAKEKKAAPTKKDEDKNKKKLTALETQSDDMSRIAGACKIIERMVNQNTFDDVSQDFKYYEDLSDEFRDQEGTLLPLWKFSYDKSKRLAVTSVCWNPKYKDMFVVAHGSYDFMKQSRGMILCYTLKNPSFPEYIYPADSGVMCLDVHPEHPYLICVGYYDGSVGVYNVTTTDANPVFQSTAKTGKHTDPVWQVAWQKDDLDNNLNFFSVSSDGRVVAWTLVKNELTYTDVIQLQLDAAPQDGPEGTQLTPLGCGTCFDFHKQTDYLFLVGTEEGKIHKCSKAYSSQFLDTFEAHHMAVYKVMWNPFHPKIFISCSADWSVKIWDHTYRNGPMFTFDLGSAVGDVAWAPYSSTVFAAVTADGKVHVFDLNLNKYEPICEQAVVQKKKTKLTHITFNPNFPIVLVGDDRGYVSSLKLSPNLRKVPKDKKGAALNHGPEAEIAKMDKLLALVREPPKDNKS is encoded by the exons ATGCCAGTGAAGTCGACCAAAACAAAAGGG GGTTCCACCCAAGGTGGAAGCCAAGCTGGTGGAGCCAGTACCCTAAAGGTTAATAAAGCCAGAGCACCAGCAAAGGGCAAGAAG gatgatgatgacgccACAGAGGCGGGAGAACATGGCGGTGAGGAGTGGATGCAG ACAAAGTCTCTGATAAAGCCAGATGATCAGCTGGAGTTGAATGAACAA GAGCTGAAGGAAGAGTTCACCAGGATCCTAACTGCCAACAATCCTCATGCTCCACAAAATATCGTCAGATACAGCTTCAAG GATTGTTCCTTCAAGCAAACGTCCCACGTGGACCAACTGGCCATCCATTTCTCGCTTGATGGTAACATGATCCACAAGGATTCCGATGAAGCCAGGAGACAACAGCAAAGACATAATGCTTCTGAAG TTGGTCTTTTCTTCAAACGTTGGAGTGGCG CTATCAGTGAACAGGCGATTAGCGAAGCTGgcgaggagaagaaggaggaggacgGTGATCAGAAGACAGAAGAG CCCAAGGAAGGTGAGAAGAGGGACGAAGAGGCCACACCCGCTCCCGGCGAGGCCAAGTCGGATCAGAAACTGACCAATCAGTTTAACTTCAGTGAGAGGGCCTCACAAACATACAACAACCCATACAGG GAAAGAGGAACACAGACTGAGCCGCCACCCCGGGCTAACTTCTCATCCACCGCGAACCAGTGGGAGATATATGATGCATATATGGATGATCTTGAGAAACAG GCTGAG GAGAAGGCCAAGGAGAAGAAGGCCGCACCAACCAAGAAGGATGAGgataagaataagaagaagCTGACGGCCCTTGAGACCCAATCAGACGATATGAGTCGCATTGCTGGGGCTTGTAAGATCATTGAGAGGATGGTGAATCAGAACACTTTTGATGATGTTTCACAAG aTTTCAAGTACTACGAGGACCTCTCCGATGAGTTCCGAGACCAAGAAGGAACTCTTTTGCCCCTCTGGAAGTTCTCCTACGACAAGTCCAAGCGCTTGGCCGTCACTTCAGTTTGCTGGAATCCTAAGTATAAGGATATGTTTGTCGTAGCCCATGGAtcat ACGACTTCATGAAGCAGTCTCGTGGCATGATCCTGTGTTACACCCTCAAGAACCCGTCATTCCCAGAGTACATCTACCCTGCTGACAGTGGCGTCATGTGCCTTGATGTCCATCCTGAGCACCCGTACCTGATCTGCGTTGGCTACTATGATGGCTCGGTTGGAGTCTACAATGTGACGACTACAGATGCCAACCCCGTCTTTCAAAGTACAGCCAAGACGGGAAAGCACACGGATCCAGTTTGGCAG GTGGCCTGGCAGAAGGACGACTTGGACAACAATCTCAACTTCTTCTCTGTATCATCTGATGGACGAGTGGTCGCTTGGACATTAGTCAAG AATGAATTGACGTACACTGATGTGATTCAGCTACAGCTTGATGCCGCTCCTCAAGATGGACCCGAAGGCACACAGCTTACCCCTCTTG GTTGTGGGACATGCTTTGACTTCCACAAGCAGACAGACTACCTGTTCCTCGTTGGCACGGAGGAAGGCAAAATCCACAAGTGCTCGAAGGCCTATTCCAGTCAGTTCCTGGACACCTTCGAGGCCCACCACATGGCCGTCTACAAGGTGATGTGGAATCCCTTCCATCCAAAGATCTTCATCTCCTGCAGTGCGGACTGGAGCGTCAAGATCTGGGACCACACTTACAG AAATGGTCCGATgttcacctttgaccttggaaGTGCAGTGGGCGACGTAGCCTGGGCGCCATATTCCTCCACAGTCTTTGCAGCAGTTACGGCAGATGGCAAG GTCCATGTCTTTGACCTCAATCTCAATAAATACGAGCCGATCTGCGAGCAGGCAGTGGTGCAGAAGAAGAAGACCAAGCTGACTCACATCACCTTCAACCCCAACTTCCCCATCGTGCTGGTGGGCGATGACCGGGGCTACGTCTCCAGTCTCAAGCTCTCGCCCAACCTCAGGAAGGTTCCCAAGGACAAGAAGGGTGCCGCCCTCAACCACGGCCCCGAGGCTGAGATCGCCAAGATGGACAAGCTTCTGGCTCTGGTCAGAGAGCCACCCAAGGATAACAAAAGCTAA